The Blastopirellula sediminis sequence TTGCGAACGAGGGACGGGTAAACGTTGCCGCCGCGGAGATTGGTGAAGCTGCCGACGCTGGAGTAAACCTTGCGGAAGACGTCGTCACGTTCCCATGCCGCGGTAAACGCACAGATCGCGCCGGAGCTGGAACCGCCGATCGCGTGCAGGTTGGGATCGTCGGTGATATTGTACTGCTTGCGGACTTCAGGAAGGATTTCTTCGGTCAGGAAGGTGACGTAACGATCGCCGAGGCTATCGTATTCGTAGCCGCGGTTCGAGAACTTGCCGTTCTTCGCCTCTTTCGTTTTGTCCTGACCCGGATTGATGAAGACCGCAATGGTCGGCGGCATGTCGCCGCGAGCGATCAGATTGTCAAAGACGGTCGGCACGCGCCAGCGACCCTTCACGTCGCGCATCTTTTCGCCATCCTGGAAGACCATGAGCGCGGCAGGCTCGTCCGCTTTGTACTGCGCCGGAACGTAGATCGACCAGTCGCGCACCGTACCGGGGAAAATCTTCGACTCCCACGGCTTCATCTGGTGGACCGTTCCTTGCGGAACTCCTTCCTGGAGGATGGCGTCAGGATGCGGTTCCCATTGCGGCTTCGTATTGACGATCGGCACGTTGGTCGACTCGGCGTTGTCGTCCCAGAGCCACTTCAGCGCTTCGGGCAACACTTCGCCGGCCCATTTGCCGCTATGTCCACCGTCGGTGAAGACCAGCTTGTAGGGATAGCCGGCGAACTGCAAAGCGGCCGCCATGTCATGGTTCCCCAGCGGCCAGCTGCCATGCAGATTGCTGAGGTCGTTGACGCCGTCCTGGAGATAAACCTTCAAACCCTTCGGGTTGTCCTTGGTTTTGCGGATAAGACCGGGATAGGCCCACCCGCCGCGGATGTTGGTGTAGCTGCCGATGTTGCTCAGGACTTTGCCGAACTGGTCGGGACGTTCCCACGCGACGGTGAAGGCGCAGATGCCGCCTGACGAGCCGCCGCTGACGGCGCGCTGCGCCGGATCGGTCGAAACGTTCAACCCTTTCAAAGCGACCGGCAGGAATTCGTCGATCAGGAAGGTGGCGTATCGGTCGCCCATAGAGTCGTATTCGTACGAGCGATTGCTGAGAGGCTTGCCGCCGGGGATGGTCGGCGGAATCGTGCCGGGATTGACGAAGACGGCAATCGTGACCGGCATCGCCTTCTGATGAATCAAGTTGTCGAAGACGACCGGAACGCGGTAAGCCCCTTTCGGATTGGCGAAGCCGCCGCCGTCCATGAAGACCATCAGCGCGGCGGGCTGATTCGGATCGTACTGCGCCGGGACGTAGACGCTGTAATCGCGCACGGTACCGGGGAAGATTTTGCTCTCTTCAAACTTGCCAGAGGTGATTTTCCCTTGCGGCACGCCGGGCTGAACGACGCGATCGGGACTCTCTTCGGCCTGCGCTGGAACGGCCAGCGGCGCCAAGGCCAGGCAAGCGAACAGGAAACGTTGAAACGGGCGGTGCATGAGGCGACTCCGAACTCGGTATTCGTTCACGGGACAATGCATTCGCACTGCGGCAGGCGGGGGAGCGGGACTGCTCGAAAGGAATGCGGGGGGAAAGGAAATGGGGTGCGTGGGGTTTTAGTCTAACTGAGCGGAAGCGGCGTGGCGACTGCCGGGGGACCAACGGGACCTATTTTCGGCAGACATCCCGAAAAAGAAATGCCAATTTTGCCCCCATAATGCCGCGGAAACTGTCTACCATCGGTCCCTGGTCCGGCACGAAAAATCGGGACGCTCAGCGTTTTGTCAGCGAACTATTGTGCGCTATAATTGAAGCCAGAATTGACAACTTGACGGGTCAGCAGGGAAAGCGGCTTACTATGTTGGAAATCTTCGAGGCGATTACCAGGCGTCTGGTCGAGTCATGGAAGTCGGACGAGCCTTCCGGGCGCCGCAACGTGTTCCGTTGCCGCTGTGAACGGCCGGTCTATTTCTACAACAGCTTTTGCTTGGGCTGTAAGACGCCGCTTGGCTATGAGCCGGAGATGCTTCAGGTGTTGGCGATGTCGCCGGCGCCTAAGGGGGACGCGTGGATTGTCGATGGTCAGAAAGATGACAGCGTCTTGTGGAAGCGGTGCGAGAACTTTCATTCTCCGGCCGGCTGCAATTGGTTAGTCCGGGCTGACGAAGAAGAGACGCTCTGTCGTTCTTGTCGACTGAACAATACGATTCCCGACCTCGACGTCGAGGAAAACGGGCTCTGGTGGCGCAAGATTGAAAATGCGAAACGTCGCCTGGTCGCGCAGCTGCTGCAGCTTGGTTTGCCGGTCGCCTCGAAGGTAAGCGAGGATAAGGAGAAAGGAGTCATGTTCGACTTTCTCCGTTCGCCGGAGAAGGGGCCGCGCGTCATGACGGGGCACGCCAGCGGCTTGATCACGCTGAACATCGAAGAAGCGGACGACTCGATTCGGGAGAAGACCCGGCACCAAATGCGCGAGCCGTATCGGACGCTGCTGGGACATTTTCGCCACGAGATTGGCCACTACTACTGGGATCGACTGGTCGACGAAACGCCGTGGCTGGAAAAGTTTCGCGAACTCTTCGGCGATGAACGGGAAAGCTACGCGGGCGCCCTTAAGCGAAACTATGAACATGGTCCGCCAGCCAACTGGGCCGACAAGCATATTAGCGCGTATGCTTCAGTCCATCCGTGGGAAGATTGGGCCGAGACCTGGGCCCATTACCTGCATGTAGTCGACAGTCTCGATACGGCGTTGCGTTTCGGCTTGCATGGCGACGAAGTGGAGCAGGCGGTCGAGCCGTTTACGGTCGATGATCTCTACGATCCGAAGGATCCCGACGCCAAGCGAGTGATTTTGCTCATCAACTCGTGGGTTCAGCTGACGACGGTGATTAACGAGCTGGCCCGCAGCATGGGCCAGCAAGACTTCTATCCGTTCGTCATGTCGCGTTCGGTGTTGCGGAAGATGCACTTCATTCAGATCGTCGTCAAAGAGGCTCGCGGCGGGACCTCGCTCCTCGATTGACGTGCGCTACGCGAACGCGATTAATACCACAACCGACCGGGCGTCGACTCGATAGGCGTTTCCTTCATGCGGCGGCGCTTCGTCTTGCGGGACGATATCGTGGGGCGACTCGAGCGAGGTGTCGATCCAGCGAACCCAAGGGGAGACTGGAATCTGCGGCAGCTCGAAGTCGAGCGGCTCCCAGTAGGCGTTTAACATGAGGTGAAAGTAGACCTTGTCTTTGGGGAGTAGCGCGTGCAAAGCAAGGCTGTGCGAATTGTCGCCCCAGTCAGGCTGGTTGATGCGTACCCCATGCCATGACTCGTCAACGTTCAGGAGAAGGTCGAGCAGGCTGACGCGGTTCACGATATGACGATCGGAACGCATCGACCGTTGGGCGCAGAGGAGGCTGAAGAAGCGGTAGACGTCGGCATGCTTCTCGACCTGCGACCAGTCGAACCAACTGATCTCGTTGTCTTGGCAGAAGCCGTTGTTGTTGCCGTTTTGCGTGCGGCGGACCTCATCACCCATGGTGATCATGGGAACCCCCAGCGACAGCATCGTCGCCGTGAGGAAATTCTTGACTTGCTTGTTGCGGAGCCGCTCGATATTCGGATCGTCGGTTGGACCTTCCCAGCCGCAGTTCCAGCTTCGATTGTCGTTGGCGCCGTCCCGGTTTCCTTCGCCGTTGGCCTCGTTGTGCTTGTAGTTGTACGAGACGAGGTCGTTCAGGGTGAACCCATCGTGGCAAGTGACGAAGTTAATGCTTTGCTCCATCTCGCGCCCCTTGTGCCCGTAGATTTCGGGGCTGCCGATCAGGCGATCGGCGACGCGCCGTACCGAGCCGGGCTCGCCGCGGAAGAAATCTCGGACGTCGTCGCGAAACCGCCCGTTCCATTCGCGCCAGGCGTCGCCGACGAAACTGCCGACCTGGTAAAGTCCGGCCGCGTCCCACGCTTCGGCGAAGAGCTTGGTTCCGGCTAGTTCCGGATCGGACTCGATGTCCCATAAGACCGGCGGGTTGGGAAGCGGATAGCCGTGCGGATCGCGGGAAAGAATCGACGCGAGATCAAAGCGAAAGCCGTCGACGTGCATCTCTCGCACCCAATATTTCAGGCTGTCGACGATCATCCGGCGAACGATCGGTTGATTGGCGTTCAGGGTGTTGCCGCAACCGGTATAGTTGCCGTACCATTCGCCCCGTTCCAGGATGTAGTAGACGGGGTTGTCGATGCCGCGGAAGGAGGTGGTGGGACCTCGTTCGTTGCCTTCCGACGTATGGTTGAAGACGACGTCGAGAATGACTTCGATGCCGGCGCGATGGAGCGCCTTGACCATATCGCGGAACTCGTTTAGCGGGCCGATCGGACTTCGATCGGAGCTGTACTGCGCATGAGGGGCGAAAAAGCCAATTGGCGCATAGCCCCAGTAATTCATCTTGCCGATGGGAGCGTCGTACGGATCAAACTGAAAGACCGGCAATAGTTCGACGGCGGTAACGCCAAGCGCTTGGAGGTACGGAATCTTTTCGATAACGCCGGCGTAGGTTCCGCGGATGTCGTCGCTGACGCCGGAGTTGGGATTGGCCGTGAATCCTTTGACGTGCATCTCGTAAATTATGGTCTGCGACGCGGGGCGACAGAGCGGAATATCCCCTTCCCAGTCGTAGCCGCTTTGGTCGACGACGGCGCTCTTCATTGCGGTCGCCGCATTGTCTCCAGGCCGACCGGCGGCGCTCCGGTCATAACCTTCAGGCACGACGACAGCTCTTCCATAAGGATCGAGCAAGACCTTTTCCGGATCAAAACGAAGTCCGCGCTGCGGCTCAAAAGGCCCAGAGACGCGGTAGCCGTAGATTTGTCCTGACTTAACGCCGGGAACGAATTGATGCCAATATTGATAGGTGCGATTCTTGCCCGGATCGATCGGAATCACGCGGGAAGGAACTGCGTCGTCTTCGCGATCGAAAAAGACGATGTCGACCCCGGTCGCCGTGCGGGAGAAGAGGCTGAAGTTGACTCCGCCATCAACGACCGTCGCTCCAAGGGGCGCGCTAAGTCCGAATTCTCGCAAGGCGTTCATATTCGCAACCTTCCAAGTGGGATTCGATGAGGGAAGAAACAACGTGGCTGCTCAACTTTACGTCGCATTCCGAGACGCGGTCTGCGCTCTGAGCGATACCAAAGGTCAAATCGCAACACGAAGAGAATCGCAAACGACTACCCCAAAGTAGTCGGCAAAGACGCGCTGCAAGACTTGTGACCAGCGCCGCAAGATAGAGGGTCGAACGACTCACCGCCTGACGCTCCAGGGAATCGATGGATGAGCAATCGTCCCTTCAGGATATGGCGGGGAAATGACCCGGCCAATCAAATTCCAGCGATCTTAACCTGATTTGCAAGCTTTCTTCCGCCGGTTATCGCATAAGCGAAAGCATATGCCATATATGCATCTATTAACCACCCTTCGCAACAAAACATTCATCGCCCAGGGAGATTACTGGGGGGACGCAACCAAGAAAAACGGCGGAATTGGCCATTGTTGCCGTCGATGGGGAATTGAGCGTCAATTACCTGCATCTATTATGCCGATCAGTCTAGTCGTAACGGGTGATTCTTTAGATGATCC is a genomic window containing:
- a CDS encoding alpha/beta hydrolase-fold protein translates to MHRPFQRFLFACLALAPLAVPAQAEESPDRVVQPGVPQGKITSGKFEESKIFPGTVRDYSVYVPAQYDPNQPAALMVFMDGGGFANPKGAYRVPVVFDNLIHQKAMPVTIAVFVNPGTIPPTIPGGKPLSNRSYEYDSMGDRYATFLIDEFLPVALKGLNVSTDPAQRAVSGGSSGGICAFTVAWERPDQFGKVLSNIGSYTNIRGGWAYPGLIRKTKDNPKGLKVYLQDGVNDLSNLHGSWPLGNHDMAAALQFAGYPYKLVFTDGGHSGKWAGEVLPEALKWLWDDNAESTNVPIVNTKPQWEPHPDAILQEGVPQGTVHQMKPWESKIFPGTVRDWSIYVPAQYKADEPAALMVFQDGEKMRDVKGRWRVPTVFDNLIARGDMPPTIAVFINPGQDKTKEAKNGKFSNRGYEYDSLGDRYVTFLTEEILPEVRKQYNITDDPNLHAIGGSSSGAICAFTAAWERDDVFRKVYSSVGSFTNLRGGNVYPSLVRKTEQKPIRVYMADTSGDVDNAFGSWPWANQRMSSALKYMGYDHRFDWAEGYAHNSDFGGAHFPDAMKWLWRKEAYTPEINTKDDLGSDFTLLNLLVPGEGWELVAENLGFADALCADKEGNLYYCDMKAPSIVRISAADGSQTEIAQESVSGLEFNPEGTVLYGCQGSKNRVISINLKSGEIKTVAEGVKPNDLAVTKDGFILITETGAKQVTRINPETGEVTPVDVGISKPNGIALSNDGGTLAVSDYGGDHTWTFRVNPGGVLDAKQSTMPMRLAIDPKGEFKFNEAPPYVASSRGDGMAIDKAGRYYVTSDLGVQVFDPTCRPCGVLPKVDKGQPLTTCMLAGKDHSTLYIAHGTKIYRRKLTVEK
- a CDS encoding zinc-binding metallopeptidase family protein — encoded protein: MLEIFEAITRRLVESWKSDEPSGRRNVFRCRCERPVYFYNSFCLGCKTPLGYEPEMLQVLAMSPAPKGDAWIVDGQKDDSVLWKRCENFHSPAGCNWLVRADEEETLCRSCRLNNTIPDLDVEENGLWWRKIENAKRRLVAQLLQLGLPVASKVSEDKEKGVMFDFLRSPEKGPRVMTGHASGLITLNIEEADDSIREKTRHQMREPYRTLLGHFRHEIGHYYWDRLVDETPWLEKFRELFGDERESYAGALKRNYEHGPPANWADKHISAYASVHPWEDWAETWAHYLHVVDSLDTALRFGLHGDEVEQAVEPFTVDDLYDPKDPDAKRVILLINSWVQLTTVINELARSMGQQDFYPFVMSRSVLRKMHFIQIVVKEARGGTSLLD
- the glgX gene encoding glycogen debranching protein GlgX, whose translation is MNALREFGLSAPLGATVVDGGVNFSLFSRTATGVDIVFFDREDDAVPSRVIPIDPGKNRTYQYWHQFVPGVKSGQIYGYRVSGPFEPQRGLRFDPEKVLLDPYGRAVVVPEGYDRSAAGRPGDNAATAMKSAVVDQSGYDWEGDIPLCRPASQTIIYEMHVKGFTANPNSGVSDDIRGTYAGVIEKIPYLQALGVTAVELLPVFQFDPYDAPIGKMNYWGYAPIGFFAPHAQYSSDRSPIGPLNEFRDMVKALHRAGIEVILDVVFNHTSEGNERGPTTSFRGIDNPVYYILERGEWYGNYTGCGNTLNANQPIVRRMIVDSLKYWVREMHVDGFRFDLASILSRDPHGYPLPNPPVLWDIESDPELAGTKLFAEAWDAAGLYQVGSFVGDAWREWNGRFRDDVRDFFRGEPGSVRRVADRLIGSPEIYGHKGREMEQSINFVTCHDGFTLNDLVSYNYKHNEANGEGNRDGANDNRSWNCGWEGPTDDPNIERLRNKQVKNFLTATMLSLGVPMITMGDEVRRTQNGNNNGFCQDNEISWFDWSQVEKHADVYRFFSLLCAQRSMRSDRHIVNRVSLLDLLLNVDESWHGVRINQPDWGDNSHSLALHALLPKDKVYFHLMLNAYWEPLDFELPQIPVSPWVRWIDTSLESPHDIVPQDEAPPHEGNAYRVDARSVVVLIAFA